One window of Biomphalaria glabrata chromosome 6, xgBioGlab47.1, whole genome shotgun sequence genomic DNA carries:
- the LOC129926583 gene encoding uncharacterized protein LOC129926583, translating to MEGSGLLQHIHPSQWRYSPWRAQACFNTSIHPSGATAHGGLRSASTHPSIPVALQPMEGSGLLQHIHPSQWRYSPWRAQACFNTSFHPSGATAHGGLRPASTHPSIPVALQPMKGSGLLQHIHPSQWRYSPWRAQACFNTSIHPSGATAHEGLRPASTHPSIPVALQPMKGSGLLQHIHPSQWRYSPWRAQACFNTSIHPSGATAHEGLRPASTHPSIPVALQPMKGSGLLQHIHPSQWRYSP from the coding sequence atggagggctcaggcctgcttcaacacatccatccatcccagtggcgctacagcccatggagggctcaggcctgcttcaacacatccatccatcccagtggcgctacagcccatggagggctcaggtctgcttcaacacatccatccatcccagtggcgctacagcccatggagggctcaggcctgcttcaacacatccatccatcccagtggcgctacagcccatggagggctcaggcctgcttcaacacatccttccatcccagtggcgctacagcccatggagggctcaggcctgcttcaacacatccatccatcccagtggcgctacagcccatgaagGGCTcaggcctgcttcaacacatccatccatcccagtggcgctacagcccatggagggctcaggcctgcttcaacacatccatccatcccagtggcgctacagcccatgaagGGCTcaggcctgcttcaacacatccatccatcccagtggcgctacagcccatgaagGGCTcaggcctgcttcaacacatccatccatcccagtggcgctacagcccatggagggctcaggcctgcttcaacacatccatccatcccagtggcgctacagcccatgaagGGCTcaggcctgcttcaacacatccatccatcccagtggcgctacagcccatgaagGGCTcaggcctgcttcaacacatccatccatcccagtggcgctacagcccatga